The genomic segment AGTCCCGACATGCCGGGCGCGATGCCGAAGGTGATGATGGCGCAGGCTGACATGGGCGGTGGACCGTCGCTGGCGCTTGCTCCGGAGCAGATCCTCATTCGCATCGAAGTGGATGCGCGCTTCGCGGCTGAGTAGCCCCGCGCTCTAGTCGAACCAGATGATCTTGATCAGCGCCAGTGTGCCGATCAGCAGAATGATCGCGCGCAGTACGAGCGGTGGCAGACGCCGGCCGATACGTGAGCCGAGCAGGCCGCCGATCAAGCTGCCTCCACCGATGAGAGCCACGATCTTCCAGTCGATTCGGTCCCACGCGAAGATCATGAACGCGACTGCCGCGACTGCGTTGACGAGAGTGCCGAGGACATTCTTGAGTCCGTTGAGGGCCTGGATGCCAGCACTCAACATGATGCCCATCAGGCCCATGAGCAGAATGCCTTGCGCCGCACCGAAGTAGCCGCCGTAGACGCCGAGTCCGAAGATGCTGATGAACAGCGCAGGCGACACCCGTTCGACGTCGGTCTCTCGTTCGAGCTTGCGACGGGCAACGCGTCGCTGGATCGACGGTCCGACGATGACCATGAAGAGAGCAAGAGCAATGAGCGCCGGAACGATCGCATCGAAGGAGCTGTCGGGCAGGGTCAGCAGTAGCGCGGCTCCGGTCGTTGCTCCGAGGACTGACGCCGGCGCAAGACGTACGAGGGTGGTCTTGAGTTCGCGTGCCTCGCGGCGGTAGCCGTACGTACCGGAGATGCCGCCGGCGACCAGGCCGATGTTGTTGGAGACGTTGGCGGTCAGCGCGGGATAGCCGAACAGCAACAGCGTCGGAAAGGTGATGAGGGTGCCTGAGCCAACGATCGTGTTGATCATGCCCGCCCAGATTCCAGCGGCAAAGATCACGAGGCCCTCGAGCACCCTCTGAGCGTAGCGCCCTCGTACGCGTACGCCTGATTATGCCTCTGACCTGCGTAAATACCTGACGGCAGCTTGGTTCAGACTCATACCGAAGGTATGCTCGACGTATGTTCTGGACCCAGCTGCGTAGGCGGCTCATGATCTGGCGACGCCCCAGCAGCACGGTTCGCATGCTGCTGCCCGGCCGTGGCCCGATGCGCGTTGTCTACGACAAGGCCGTCGTTCATGAGAGCTACAGCTTCCGCGCGCGAGTGCTCCAGCGTGCAGCCAGGCTTGTCTTTAAGCCACTGCTTCGGTTCACCCCACTCAACGATCGATCGCTCGCGACCATCCGCGCAGTCGACAAGTTGTCGGCCCGTCGACCCCGCTCGCCGTACGTGGAGTCGATCAAGTTCGAGCTCGGCGGCGTACCAGTTGAGTCGATGGTGCATCGTTTCGGCTCGACCAGCGACATGACGATCCTCTATCTCCACGGTGGCGGATTCTTCTCCGGAAGCATTGAGACGCATCGCCGCATCTGTGAGCGGCTCGCGCGCAAGACGGGCGCCACCGTCATCTCGGTCGACTACATACAGCTTCCCGAAGGTTCGATCGCGGATTCGGTGCAGGACGTCATCACCGCATACGAAGCTCTGCTCGAGCAGAGCGTGCACCCGGACAAGGTCGTCGTCGCGGGCGACTCGGCCGGGGGCTACCTCACGATGAAGGTCGCCGAGCTCGCTAATCGGCGTGGCCTCCAGGCGCCGGCAGCGCTGCTGTGCTTCTCGCCGCTGTTGAGCATTGACCCGGACCGTGAGGACAAGGCGGTCCAGCGCATCACCCGACAGCGAGACGCCTATCTCCCGGTCCAGCGCATCGCCCAGATCCGCGAGCGCTGGTTGCCCGAGGAGGGTTCAGCGATCGAGGGATATGCCTCACCGCTTCACGCCGCTGCCTACATCACCTCGCCGACCTTCTTGGTCGCCGTCGAGGACGAGATGCTCCGCCCCGAGGTCGAGGCCATGGCTCTGCTGTTGCATGAACGCGGTGTCGAGGTCGAGACGCATCTGTGGCGCAAGCAGGTGCACGCCTTCCCGGTGCTGGCAAAGGTGCTGCCCGAGAGCGAGATGGCTCTGCAGCTCGCAGCCGACTTCGCGAGCCGAGCCGTCGGCGAGCTCGATCGACCGCCGTTCGTCGACCCGGATACGCACGACGAAGTCATCGTCGGCGAGCTACTCCCCGACGACGCTGCCTGAGCCCTTCGCTCAGTCGAGCGTGAGGCGCAGTGTCGCCTTGATGAGTTTGTCGTCGAAGGTGCTCGACACAGCGAACGCCGACAACGGCTCCAGCTCGTTGAGAACGTCCTCGACGTCTGGCGGCGGGTTCGACGCCAGCAGTGCTTCGAGGATCGTGTCGATGTTGACGAACATCGCTGGGAACGCGCCCGGGTGAGCGACAGCTTCCTTGAAGTTCTTGGAGTCGCCGAGCTTGCCGTTGCCGGAGAACGCCTCGGCGGCTTCCGGGTTGGTCGCAATGACCACTCCGTCGTCCGTCGGTGAGGCGACGAGCGAGAAGCCCACGTCGGCAGCCAGGTCGACCAGGCGCTTGGCCAGATCCGCACCCTTGGTCGGGTCGGTCGTCAGCTTGAGTCCGATGTCGAGTTGGGCGACATCATCCGGACCCGACAGCATCGGCAACGTCTCGAGATTGCGGCCACCGACAGCGAGCATGAGTCCGTCGCCGAGCAGAGTTTCGAGATCTTCGGGCAGCTTGAAACCGAACTCCTCCTCAATGGCCTTGAGCTCCTCTTCGGCATCCACTCCATCGGCCGCGAAGCCGCTCATGAACCCCTTGTCGAACTGCTCCTTCGCCTGATCGCCGAATCCGGAGATGGCGAATGCAAGGGCGGTGTCTTCAGGCAGATCTGCGAGGTTCGTCGACTCGACGACGTCTGGCTTCTCGTCGAGGTGTGCGATCGATGCGAGCTCGAGCGATGACGAGCTGGCTCGCAAGGTGACGGCGGCCGTGGAGGCACCGGCGAAGGCGTCCTCCACTTCTGCACCGAAGGCTTCTTCGATTGCGTCGCTCTTGCTGATGCCCTCGAGATCGGCCCATGCCGAGAAGACACCCTGCTCGCCGAGTTCGTCCGTGTCCTTGGAGAACGTGGTGTTGTCGGCAAGCGACTTCTTGCTGGCAGCCTTGCTCGCCGCAGCTGCATCGGCCTTGCGTGGCGTGACGAGTGCGTAGCCGTCAAGGAAGGCGATGCCGGTCTTGCTGTCAGGACCTCCGCAGTCGGCAAGTGCATTGATGCCGATTCGTGCCTTGTCCTCATCGCTGATCTGTACGGCGACGATCGGAGTCTCGAGTTCGGAGTCGTACGCGACGCCGATGCGATGGCCGATCCAGGGCTCGATGTCCTTGTCATAGTCGAGGTCGCACTCGGCGACGAGGTCCTCCAGCAGTGGCTTGCGGACGTCCTGGTTGACGTCCTTGATGCCGAGTTCCTTGGCGAGCTCGGGGAACTTGCGGATCAACCGCAGGATCGCGATCTTCTGGCTCGCCGAAGGGTCGGCGTCGATGCGTGCGTACGCGACGACCGTCGAGGGGAGTACGTCGTGCGGCTGGGCACCGCCGCCCGAAAGCTTCTGCCAGGCGAACGCGCCCACAGCGACCAGGCCGAGCACCATTCCGGCTGCCACGCCGAGGATGAGGAACCGCTTGCGGCTGCGCTTCGTGGGCTCGATGACGGCGGGGGTCTCTTCAGTCATGGGTCGTCCTTAGCTGGGAGAAATCCGAGCGTATCGAACCTGACGAGATGCCATTTGTTGTTTGAAAAGACGGTGGTAGGGATTTCCCTAGACTTCCCGACGAACGGCCCGATCGGGTGTACAGGAGACCTACATTTGGCTGTCGCCGATGGTCGGTGACAACTCGATCGAGGTGCAGATCATGCGCAAATCCACCGCCATTCTCTCGGCCGCCGTCATGGCGCTGGCCACAGCAGTGAGCATGTCACCAGCGCAGGCCGCGTCCTACGACGTGAGTGCCTCCATCTCCACGAGTAGCGCGCAGTCCGGCGATGGGCCATACATCAAGGGTTCGATTTCGCCTGCCCGCTCAAAGGCGATCAAGGTGCAGCGCTACATCGGTGGGAACTGGCAAAACATCAAGTCGGCCACGACCAATGGTGACGGCAAGTACGGCACGCGCCTGAGCCCCGAATACTTGGATGGCGCCCTGGGCTCACTGAAGTTCCGCGTAGTTCTTGACTCGCCCAATACAGGTAAGAGCGGCACCGTCACCAAGACGATTTACGGCTGGCGCCACCTCTCGGACATGACCGCGTCGTCGGGTGACTCGTTCCGTTTCTATGACGATGGCGTGCATCTCACAGTCGACGGACATGATGCAGATGACGGCTGGATCTCGGCCATCGACGGTGTGGCGTACACCAAGTGGAACCTGCAGGAGAAGTGCATCAAGCTCACAGGGTTCGCCGGCCTCGATGACTACACTTCCGACACCGCGTCCCTGGCCAAGCTCTACATCGGTCTAGATGGCACTTCGCACGACTACGACCGAACGTTTAGCCAATATGAGACCGCGACGCTGGACAAGTCTCTCTACAAGACGCACTACCTGACGTTCAAGGCAAAGCGAATCGAGATCGACGAGAATGCGCCCCTCGGAGTTGGCTACCCCAGGGTGCTCTGCAGCAAGGACCTCACTGATTGACCTGCACCGACGAGGGCCTGGCCGGCACCGCTGGCCGGGCCTTCGTACGTGTAAAAGCCGGTGGTAGGGATTTCCCTAGACTTCCCGACGAACGGCCCGAGCGGGTGCACTGGCGACCTACATTTGGCTGTCGCCGATGGTCGGTGACAACCCGATCGAGGTGCAGATCATGCGCAAATCCACCGCCATTCTCTCGGCCGCCGTCATGGCGCTGGCCACAGCCGTGACCATGTCACCGGCTGAAGCCGCCAGCTACGACGTGAGCGCGTCCATTTCCACGAGCAGCGCACAGTCCGGCGATGGTCCCTTCATCAAGGGCTCGATCTCTCCTGCTCACTCGGGCAAGACGGTGCTGTTGGAGCGGTACTACAGCGGCGCCTGGCACACGCTTGCCGACACGTCGACCAACAGCAGTGGAAGGTACGGCGTGCGCTTGTCGCCTGACGACCTGGATTACAACCTAGGCTCGATGAAATTCCGCGCCAGGCTCTATACGCCCAATACCGGCAAGAGCAGCACCGTCACCAAGACGATCTACGGCTGGCGCCACCTCGCCTACATGACCGCGTCCTCGGGTGACTCGCTGCGCTTCTGGGATGGCGGCGGTGAACTCACGGTCGACGGTGTGTACACGGATGAGGGCTGGCACGCGGGGCACCTCGATGGCGAAGGCATTGGCTACACCAAGTGGAACCTGCAGGAGAAGTGCATCAGGCTCCAAGGGTTTGCCGGACTCGACGACGATGGGTCCTCCACGGGCGCCATCGGCAAGCTCTACATCGGCCTCGATGGCACCTCGCACGACTACGACCGAACGTTTGACAAGTTCGAGTATGCGGAGCTCAACAAGAGCCTCTACAAGACTCACTACATGACGTTCAAGTCGAAGCGACTCAACCTCGACGAGAACACCGTCGTCGGTGTCGGCTACCCGCGGGTGCTCTGCAGCAAAGACATGACTGATTGATCTGAACTGACAAAGGCCCGGTCGACGACGTCGGCCGGGCCTTTGCGCGGGCAGGGTAGGGAATTCCCTAGAGTTCTGGGCGAAAGCCCCAACCGGTGCTCGAGAGACCTACGTTGAAAATGTCGCCGATGGGCGGTGACATTCGAGCGAGGTGCACACCGTGCGCAAGTTCACCGTCATTCTGTCAGCCGCCGTCATGGCGCTGGCAACAGTCGTATCCATGTCGCCGGCCCAAGCCGCGAACTACCACGTGACCGCTTCCGTTTCCACGAGTAGCGCCCAGTCCGGCGAAGGGCCGGTCATCGCGGGTCAGTTGACGCCTGCCACGCCCGGCAAAGTGGTCCATCTGCAGTACTACTACAACGGCGACTGGCGCACGGTGGAAACGACGTCTACCAACCCTGACGGGTCCTACACCGATCTCATCTCGTCTGATGATCTGGGCTACGCAGTGGGCGCCTTGAAGTTCCGTGCCAAGGTCGTCGGCGCGGACGGGATCGGGACCGGCGCCAGCCCTACCATCACCAAGACGATCTACGGCTGGCAGCGACTGGCGTACGTCACGGCTATCTATGGCAACTCGCGACGCTACGTTGACGGTGAAGGAGATTTGACCGTGAACGGGCATTCGACTGCTTCGCAGGAGGGGTGGCAGATCACGAATCCGCTCGTCAACCAGATCAGCACTCGCTACACGAAGTGGAACCTGCAGGAGAAGTGCATCAGGCTGATCGGATTCGCTGGGATCGACGACTACGCCTCCGACGTTGGGGCTCAGGGCCGACTCCTCATCGGCCTGGATGGCACCTCGCACGATTACGACCGAACGTTCGACAAGAATGAGCTCGCGTACCTCGACAAGAACCTCTACAAGTCGAAGTACCTCACCTTCAAGGGATACAAGCTCAACAGTGCTGCGACTCGAATTGGGGTCGGCGACCCCAAGGTGCTGTGCAGCAAGGCTCTTCCCATGAGCAACTGATCTGCACCGACGAGGCCCGGTCGACCTGGTCGACCGGGCTTTCGTCAGTTTTGCCTCGGATGCCCGCTTGAAAGCCCTAGATTTGGGTGTCGCCGACAGGCGGTGACACTCCCGGAGAGGGTGCAGTTCATGCGCAGATCCACCGCGATCCTGTCGGCCGCCGTCGTGGCGCTGACCACGGCAATATCGATGTCGCCGGCGCACGCCGCCGCCTTCCACCTGACCGCGTCCATTTCCACGCCCAGTGCCCAGTGGGGTGACGGGCCGATCATGGACGGTCAGCTCACGCCCGTCTATTCAGGCAGGACGGTCTATCTGCAGCGCTACTACAGCGACTCCTGGCACACCGTTGACACGACCTTGACCGATGACAGCGGGAATTACCACGAGCATCTGACCCCCGACGAGCTGAAGCACAAGGTCGGGTCGATGAAGTTCCGGGCCAGGGTCCTTGGTCACGACGGATACACCGCGGACTCCAGCCCCACCGTTACGAAGACGATCTACGGCTGGCAGTCGCTCGCCCACATCGATGCGACGTACGGCGACTCGCGGCGCTTCGTCGATGGCGAAGATCAGTTGGTTGTGAACTTCCAGGTCGCGGACCGCTCATGGCAGGTCAAGAATCCGCTCGTCAACGAGGTCGGCAGACGATACACCAAGTGGAACCTGCAGGAGAAGTGCCTCCAACTGCGCGGATTCGCCGGCATCGACGACGACTCCAACGCGAGTGCCCAAGGGCGAGTTCTGATCGGAATCGACGGGACCGCGTACGACGACGTGTACTCGTTCAGCCCGCACGACTATCAACCACTCGACAAGAACCTCCACAAGACGAAGTACTTGACCTTCAAGGCGTACAAGCTCAACGAATATGCCACGACGGTCGGGGTCGGCGTTCCTGAAGTGAACTGCTCAAAGAAGCTTCCGACCAACTACTGAGGTCTTCGTAGGTCTGTGGGCGTTCTTTCAGAATTTGTTCGAACGCCCACAAGTTCGTGCTCGGGAGATTTACATTGGGGTGTCGCCGACTGGCGGCGACACCCGATCGGGGGTGCAGTCAATGCGCAAATCCACCGTGATCCTGTCGGCCGCCGTCATGGCGCTGGCCACAGCCATATCCATGTCGCCGGCCCAAGCCGCGGCATTCCAAGTGACAGCTTCGATCTCGACCAGCAGTGCTCAGTCCGGCGACGGGCCCATCATCACGGGTCAACTGACGCCGGCAGTGGTCCACAAGGTCTACCTGCAGCGCTACTACAGCGATGCGTGGCACAACGTTGCCACGACCTTTACCAACGGCAGCGGTCAATACATCAGGCACGTGACTTCTTCGGAGCTCGGCTACAAGGTGGGTTCGTTGAAATTCCGCGCCAAGGTCCTTGCCGATGGTGGGCCGTACTCAGCAGACGGCAGCCCGTCAGTCACCAAGACGATCTACGGCTGGCAGTCGCTTGCCTACATGGATGCGATGTCCGGCGCCTCATATCGTTACGTCGACGGCAACGATGAGTTCGTCGCGGACGAGTACACCGCGGACGACTCGTGGCAGATCAAGAGTCCGAACATCGGTACCGTCGGCACTCGCTACACCAAGTGGAACCTGCAGGAGAAGTGCATCAGGTTCCAAGGCTTTGCGGGTATTGACGACGACGAGTCCGTTCCGGGAGCCGTGGGCCGATTCATCGTCAGCATCGATGGCACCTCGCACGACACCGCAGAGAACTACGGGCCGAACGTGGCCGATTTCTTCGACGTGCCGATCTACAAGACGCACTATTTGGCGCTCAAGGCGTACAAGCTCAACGGCAATGCCACCGTGATCGGAGTTGGAGAGCCCGAAGTGCTCTGCTCGAAGAAACTTCCGGTGGACTTCTAGTCACCTGCGAGGGTCCGGCCAACATCGTTGGCCGGGCCTTTGCACGAGTGTTGGACGTGCGTTCAGAATTTGCTCGAACGCCCACAAGTTTGTGCTTGGGAGCCCTACATTTGAGTGTCGCCGACTGGCGGCGACACCCGAGCGGGGGTGCAAAGCATGCGCAAATCCACCGTCATTCTGACGGCTGCCATCATGGCGCTGGCCACAGTCGTATCGATGTCACCGGCCCAAGCCGCGGCCTACCAAGTCACCGCGTCGATCTCCACGGTCAGTGCGCAGTCTGGTGACGGTCCCTATTTCACCGGGGCGATCTCGCCCGGCACGCCTGGCAAGACGGTCTACCTGCAGCGCTACTACAGCGGCGGTTGGCACACCGAAGCGACGACGAGCACCGACAGCGATGGTGATTTCGCGGGCCTTGTGTCGTCGGAGGACTTGGGCTTCAAGGTGGGCTCGATGAAGTTCCGCGCCAAAGTCATTGGGTCGGGGTCGTACACCTCAGGCGCCAGTAGTTCGATCACGAAGACGATCTACGGCTGGCAGTCGCTCGCCTATATGGATGCGATCTACGGCGACTCGCGACGCTATTTCGACGGGAATGATGAGTTCACCGTCGACGAGACCACGGCGGACGACTCCTGGCAGATCAAGGATCCACAAGTCGGCGTGATCGGCACCCGCTACACCAAGTGGGACCTGCAGAAGAAGTGCATCAAGCTCCAAGGATTCGCGGGCATCGACGACTTTGACTCCGTTCCGGGAGCTGAGGGGCGATTCATCATCAGCATGGACGGCACTGCCCA from the Aeromicrobium panaciterrae genome contains:
- a CDS encoding alpha/beta hydrolase fold domain-containing protein, with the protein product MFWTQLRRRLMIWRRPSSTVRMLLPGRGPMRVVYDKAVVHESYSFRARVLQRAARLVFKPLLRFTPLNDRSLATIRAVDKLSARRPRSPYVESIKFELGGVPVESMVHRFGSTSDMTILYLHGGGFFSGSIETHRRICERLARKTGATVISVDYIQLPEGSIADSVQDVITAYEALLEQSVHPDKVVVAGDSAGGYLTMKVAELANRRGLQAPAALLCFSPLLSIDPDREDKAVQRITRQRDAYLPVQRIAQIRERWLPEEGSAIEGYASPLHAAAYITSPTFLVAVEDEMLRPEVEAMALLLHERGVEVETHLWRKQVHAFPVLAKVLPESEMALQLAADFASRAVGELDRPPFVDPDTHDEVIVGELLPDDAA
- a CDS encoding sulfite exporter TauE/SafE family protein translates to MLEGLVIFAAGIWAGMINTIVGSGTLITFPTLLLFGYPALTANVSNNIGLVAGGISGTYGYRREARELKTTLVRLAPASVLGATTGAALLLTLPDSSFDAIVPALIALALFMVIVGPSIQRRVARRKLERETDVERVSPALFISIFGLGVYGGYFGAAQGILLMGLMGIMLSAGIQALNGLKNVLGTLVNAVAAVAFMIFAWDRIDWKIVALIGGGSLIGGLLGSRIGRRLPPLVLRAIILLIGTLALIKIIWFD